DNA from Triticum aestivum cultivar Chinese Spring chromosome 7D, IWGSC CS RefSeq v2.1, whole genome shotgun sequence:
TCCCTCAAgagggtcagatcaatacaacataATATTAGAGGTCCTATAATTTCTACAAATACGAGCAGCTGGCGACGGGTAGGAACGGACACGTGCAGGGGTGAAGGGTTTTTGATGGGCCAGGTTAGTCAAGAGTGgttgtggcagcggtccggacgcccacaAAGCCCCCACTCCTCTAGTTTGTCTCCAGTTTATGGGGAAAAATACGCCCGGACGGGCCTTCGGACAAACGTGTACATGGCATGTCCTGGTGTAGAAATTTCATCGAGGGTTCCCAGGGCATCTCCTACCAGCCCCTCAAACCATCCGTAACTATCTGGACCGTAGAGTTAACAGGGCATCTCCAACCCCGGCCCTCAAACCATCCATAACTGTCGCCCTGTTAACTCTCGGTGTAATTTTTGATTCTCAGAAGAAAAAAAACTCTCGATGAAATTTCTACACCAGGGTATGTCACGTACACGTTCGTCCGGTTTACTCCTCGACGGAGTTCCCAGAGTGCAATATCCTGCAAAATTAAGCTGATCAGTTTGGTTGGTTGGTCACATAGAGATCATTCGCGGTCCCCACTCGATAGCGCTATCAACGACTTCAAATCCTAGCCCACCACAGAATACCACTTTGCATGCATATTGATTAGAACCCCCAAAGTCCACCACGCACCAAGAAAAAGAAGAATTTTGTAGGGCAGAATACAAACATAGATGCTTGTGGCACCGTCTTGTAGCTGCTGATGGTAGCTAGGTTTGATTTCACTTTCGAACTGATTAATCCACGACGAACTCGTCTTGTCAACGTCAGAAAGGGACTTTTCTTAATCTTCAATTGTGGTTAATTAGTACTCCCTTTGCAAATAAATATAAAAGGTTTTAGGTCATTAAATAAACCATTTTATATTTGTTtgcagagggagtacatgatactatAAATAATCGgaccatgcatgtacatgcatatGTATCAATCCTATGTGTACATTTATACGAAATTCTGCATGAGCTACACGCGGATACACACTTTTTTTTCTATCATCTACtacttctattcctaaatataagatgtttttagaTTCATATTATGTGACATGTTTTAGTGTGTATGCTCATCCATTTTGATCTGTATTAATTCCACATCAAAATATCTAAAACATCTCATAATTAGGAGCAGAGGGAGGATACACATTAATTAATGTTTATTTCAAGAAGCAAATCTTGGCTGCCACATGTTCATTTCTCTCTGTAAAAACATTCATGCCCATGCACGTAGGGATGTAAACGGGCCCGTTTAAGCCCACTTATCAGTCTAACAGTTCAATACAACTTTTTTCTGAGAAAATTAACTATCGAGCTAACTGAAGTTAACTAAGCGGGACTTACGCCCCTGTTTATTGCGTCATTTACATGCCACATGCACGAGCTGTTTCAACTTTTAAAATTCTAGCAGACCGACTAGCCGAGTCTAATTAGCTAGCTAGCCAAATGCGTGTAGGGGCAGCTAACCAAAATCCATGGTCATATACTCATATTTTTCAAAGAGACTGACGATATGATAGCCAACATGTTTGAAGCCAGTGAGGTTGACCCCAGCCACGACTGCAACGCCACCACAAACAGtaaacgctctctctctctcacacacacaccacatGCTCTGGAGTACTCATGATCCAATCAAACATTccatcgcctataaaaggagagcCCCAAGCCAACGCCAAGTAACACATACTACACACATGTAAATTCACATCGATCGAAATCTAACCTCTAGCTGACAGCTAGCTATATACGTATATACTAGCTAGTATCTCCTACGTTCGTCAGCGATCCACCGACGATGAGGGAGCTGATCCGGCGGCTGAGCTTCTCGGACCGGGTGAGCGACGACAGCAGCGGCGTGCCGCGCGGGTGCGTGCCGGTGCTGGTGgtgggcgacggcgatggcgacgacgaATGCGAGCGGTTCGTGGTGCGGGTGGAGACGCTGCGGCACCCGTCGCTGGCGGCGCTGCTGGAGATGGCGGCGCAGGAGTTCGGGTACAAGCAGGAGGGCATCCTCCGCGTCCCCTGCGCCATCCACCAGTTCAGGCAGGCGCTCACCACCGCCGCCGTCTCCAAGGGCTACTGATTAGCAATTAGTTAATTCTCCGGTTAATCGATCGGTCGACTTCTTCAGGTAATTAAGGAGCGATTTTTTGGTGCCGTTCACTCGTTGACTCTCCTAAGcctgttgtcttctcttttgcctTTTGTTTTCTCTGGTTGGTGATTTACATGAGAGGGTTGCCATATGTATGCATGTGCGCTTTATAACGCGCATTGTAATTCACGTTGGACCTCTTGTCAGAAATAACAAGTGAAATGATTTTCCTCAACAAGTGAAATAATTAAATGTTCGTGCTGGTTATATGTAAGTGGAGTGGAAATTTTCTTGGCATAACTCGGTTCAAGGTGCAGCACTGTGGCCGCCGGGGCGAGCGGTATCAAGGCCCAAGGACACCGGCAAGGCCACGACCAGGAACAAGTAATGGCCGCCGGAGGCGAGCAAGAAGGTTGATGGTTCGGGGTGCAGGGTCGCCGGAAAAATCAGTTGGTGCGCCGGTTTAGAgggatggtggtggcggcggcaaccGTGGTGGGTGAGGTGAAGGAGGGCGGGGTGGCGAGAGGTCGAACGGTAGCATCATTGGGCGCGAGTGGCAAAGGCAGGCGGATAGGGCGGGAAGTGCGCAGCACGGGAGAAAGAAAATGAACAATGGCACGATCCTAACCGTTGGATTGAGATCTGGTGGCCCAGAAAAGTGACTTACAGAGAAAATAATCCAGTCAACTTACACATGGTTGGTCACTTGAATATTTGGTATGCACGTGTTTCCTCTCTAATATTGGTTCACTCGGCTGTTTTTTTTAACGAATGAGAATGAGCGTGGCATcttgcaaaagagagagagagaattcaTAGGAgtggggtgtgcgtgtgtgcgttcataagaatgagtgtatgcgcgtatgtatgagcgcttgcgtctgtactatgttagAAAAAGACAAAAAGAAAAGTAGAAACATAGTTGAGGTCGATAACATTCTAGCCGTTTCTCAAGAATCAGAAGATAAacaattttttttgtgtgtgtctatcaattgtacattattctatgcAGCAATAAATGCTTTGGTTTCTagttgaaaagaaggatgatttgCCCTTTCTTTTCTTACATAATACTCAATATATATTCCTGCCGAAAAATATACTCACCTATCCGCAAGTACAAGAACAACTTTAGAAAAAGCGGTGACTTCATAGTTTTCTTCATAACTAGCATGCTTTTTTTTGAGGGGTCAAAACAGCGCCATTTTATTAAACGAAATACAGAGTTCCaaacaaaggtctcaagtaaaccgTCTAAGTAAGAAAAGAAAAGTGTCACGACTGGCAAAGATAGGGTAAGATGACTAAACACCTATTCTATTCTCAGgctgccatccaaaccggttgtaagTATCCCGTACTACCGTCTCCCAACGGTTGCATCCAATAGCCATAACCTCCCAGTGATCCGCATGGTTGAGTAACGACCACGTATGGATCCAAGCAGACGCTCGAAAGATGACCTGTTTTTGTGATAGTTCACCTGTTAAAAGTGACATCATTCCGACACATCCATATGACCCAAAGTAATGCACACACTCCTACTTGAATATGTGCCGCTGTTTTGGGCTCTACCCCGTTAAACAAGTCTCAAATAAACTGAAAATAGTGCTGGGGGGACAAACATTAAAGGACACATGGACAGTACGCCATAATAACTTGGCTTAGTGGACATTTGAGAAAAAGGTGTTGTATTGACTCGTCCcgatcacaaaaacaacaacgtTTACTACCCTCCCAACCACGCTTCGCCAAGTTAACCTTAGTTAAAATCACTCCTTTGTGCAAAACCACATACATACCTTTATGTTTAAAGGCACCTTTCAAATATTAAGCGACCTTGGGATAGGACCGGTATTTATCAAATCTATATACATGAATTTAATGGAGAATACGCTTGACACGGAGAGCTTCCAGTGTAGAGTATCTGGAGCATAACCCGCGGCTAATTGTTGTTTGATTTAATTTCACAACTATAATGCCAAtggtatatgatacgtctccaacgtatctataatttatgaagtattcatactattataatatccatcttagatgttttatatgcatttatatgctattttatatgattattgggactaacctattaacctagagcccagtgccagtttctgttttttccttgttttcgagtttcgcagaaaaggaataccaaacagagtccaattgacgtgccaatttttgatgattttttatggaccaaaagaagccccggagtaaaagagttgggccagaagagtctcgggctgtccacgagggtggggggcgcgcccagccccctgggcgtgggcccctatctcgtggacgactcggagacccccctgacgtgaaaccgacccaaaaattcttataaatacagaaacccccagaaaataacctagatcggaagttccgccaccgcaagcctctgtagccacgagaaatcaatctaggccctctctggcaccctgtcgaagggggccatcatcaccggaggccatggaggaggatcccggaggggccatcatcgccatgaaggccaagaaccatagggagaacctctccccatctagggggggaggccatggaggaggaatcacaagggggagaacctctcctcctctctctcggtggcaccggagtgccatcgggaggggaatcatcttcgcggtgatcgtcttcatcaacatcaccaccatcatcaccatcctcatctcttttacgcggtgcactctcccgcaccccgctataatccctacttgaacatggtgctttatgccacatattatgatccaatgatatgttgccatcctatgatgttttgagtagacatCCTTTGTCTTtgtgttgattgatgatctagattggtacgagttgtatgttttattttggtgctgtcctattgtgccctccgtgtcgcgcaagcgtgagggattcccgctgtagggtgttgcaatacgtttatgattcgcttatagtgggttgcttgagtgacagaagcataaacccgagtaagggggttgttgcgtatgggataaaggagattgatgctttaatgctatggttgggttttaccttaatgatctttagtagttgaggatgcttgctagagttccaatcataagtgcataggatccaagaagagaaagtatgttagcttatgcctctccctcatatgaaattgcaatgacgactactggtcttgttaacaattgcctagggcAATTTCGcacactgatccatcattattccacactcgctatttataatatttagtaatatattctaactttatgataacagcacctacttttatattttagctctccgatatcatgcaaagttatcctcttcatacccacaacgtagttttatttctcgtttctagttagaagcaaacgctcggtgtacgtagagtcgtatcagtggcagataggacttgagagaatattgatcttacctttagctccttgtgagttcgacactccatacttatcacttccaccattgggaattgctacgatgattccctgcacttggggattatcaagctcttttctggcgccgttgccggggagcaatagcgtggggttgatattctcgtgtgtgcttgtttgctttcttcactaagtagattttgtttttcctttttgtttttgtttagttgtgggtgaaacatacaaaaaaagtttaaaagaatgaaaatacaaaaaaatttacttgcctctcatgcctaaaaagtttttcaaaaagagaagtgattggaaagttatgcattgaagaagtgagggtcgaccttgagcacctgtgttcatgctcatggaaacaatgtagaatttttcatggaagtttctctgtaaataattatccccatgTATATATCCAacgtattataaaaataatgtgccaagctttggttttaggatgattagattgcttgtttactttgtgcagtacaaaaacagaaactttggctgtagcgcgtgaatttacattttttactggaaagtcaaatgggtctgaaactttctGCACTTTACTTctgtacaatttttttaaattttcatatttgttctagaatttttggagttacagaagtttactaaacttccagattactacagactgtcctgtttttgacagattctgttttctatgtgttgatcgcttattttgatgaatctatgggtagtatcggggggggggggggggggggttatgaaccatggtgaagttggaatacagtagataaagtgctaatatgaaattggaatgagtttgcaacactacctaaaggtagtgatttgctttattatactaacggatctcacaaagtttttgttaaagttttgtgtggatgaagtgttcgaagatcgaggagctatcaatatgagaagaataaagagaggcaagagttcaagcttggggattcccaaggcaccccaagtaaatatttcaaggatactcaagcatctaagcttggggatgccccggttggcatcccatctttgttcttcaacaattatcggtatacctcggtttttgttttgttcacatgatttgtgtcctttgcgTTTTTGTTtctcctttaagaaccatgctagtatgagatagccattcattgatttatagaatgcttcatgtgcttcacttatatcttttaagtatgatcttatagaattgctctttgtgcttcacttaaatcttttgagtatggttttatagaatgcttcgtgtgcttcacttatatattttgagcttggatattggttagtctatattaattgtagaatgctccatgaacttaacttatatcttttggagtatgaataatactatcatctaaagcgggtttggaagagtgtcaactttaggaattagtgatcccactattccgaatgagaagagttttgcttatgtggagagtagaaaaatttctatgcttgtagatcatgaaaagaacgctttatgtgatggttatattgttgaattcattcatgatgctactgaaagttattatgagggaggaatatatgcttgtaggagttgcaataatatcaagttcctctctatgtgcttaaagttttgaagttatacttgttttgccttcctatgctagttgatttttgttcctataaattatgtgctcacaaaatccctacgcataggaagtggTCTAGATtcaaatgttctagtcatattcttcatgatgctctctttatgtttcaattcttttcttttatgtgagcatcattgaaatcatcatgcctagctaaaaggcattaaagaaaagcgcttgttgggagacaacccaatatttacccttaatgtttttgtgtgtttgcatgattaagctactgcagtaatcatgttttatagtttttgtttcaataaagtgccaagtaagacctttgggaagacttgggtgagagttaatgtgatcttgctgtaaaaaataaaaactttgcgctcacgggatCAGCTACCATTtattacagaagagtgcttttgagttgattctttttgcagaagattaatagaaaaagtcctcacgtccaccaatttatctcataatttttggagtagcagaagtatggttgctgttcagatcattacagactgttctgtttctgacagattctgttttcattgcatagtttgcttgttttctagtttctatggcttatatttctcaatataaattgtagaaatggtatggtaaagtaggaattgtgtgagaacaatgatgaaccttgtctttgacagtaccaaagtgaatagtttactctttatcatactaacctatctcacgaagttccgttaagttttgtgtgattgaagttttcaagctttgagtcagatatcgatatgaggagaataaggagtggaaacaccctaagcttggggatgcccaaggcaccccaaggtaatattcaaagaagaatcaagcgcctaagcttggggatgccccggaaggcatcccctcttttgtgttcaaaactatcggtataacttacccggagctatatttttattcgtcacatgatatatgttttgcttggagcgtattttcaattttacttgctgtttgcataaaatcattggatctgaaatcttgaatgaaaaagaatcctcccatggctagttaattatttaactactcagtgttcttcacttttatcttttggagtagtttgtcatttactcacgtgcttcacatatatcctatgagtaaatggttgaatgaattgaatatcataaatctgaatttatatatgtttcatatgcttataccatggggagtaatgacttcacacagaataagtataggtagtgaacttattgaaagttagcaaacgcagaattggtcacttgaacaattcatgaaagaatattgaaggaagagagatttcacatataaatatactatcttggacatcttttataattgtgagcactcattaaaatatgacatgctaaaaggttgacgttggacaaggaagacaacttaatgggttatgttttccaatatccgaaacgttatattgtcttgcatcatccaacatgttgggcttgccttttcctctcatgctagccaaattctttgcaccaagtagaaatactacttgtgcttccaaacatcccttaaaccaattttgccatgagagtccaccatacctacctaaggattgagtaagatccttcaagtaagttgtcatcggtgcatgcaatagaaattgctctctaaatatgtatgatctattcgcacgaagaaaataagctttatatgaacttgtgatagggaagaaataaaagcgacggaccgcataataaaggtctttatcacaagtggcaatataaagtgacgttcttttgcattaagattttgtgcatccaaccataaaagcgcatgacaatctctgcttccctatgcgaagggcctatcttttacttttatcttctacccttatacaagagtcatggtgatcatcacctttcctttttacaccttttcccttggcaagcactttgtgttggagcgattcggatatatatatccacttggatgtaggttttcataaattattattgttgacattacccttgaggtaaaaggttgggaggcgaaactataagcccctatctttctctgtgttcgattaaaactttgaacctataaatatcacatgagtgttagcaattgtgaaagactaaatgatagttgagtatgtggagtttgttaaatcaaagctcttacatagacccttcccgaaaataagatgaattgcaattgtttgatgactaagagcactgtttcttagttttcaagaaagtatatgatctatgctttaacatgtgaataacttgttacttgatcatgaaaagttttatgagatgagctactgttatgacatataatgatgctagaaaaggtgattgaaattatcattgatcaaacttgtgcacctgcaagcattcaaaattcataaattatttcttttatcatttacctactcgaggacgagcaggaattaagcttggggatgctgatacgtctccaacgtatctctaatttatgaagtattcatgctattatattatctaccttggatgttttatatgcatttatatgctattttatatgatttttgggactaacctattaacctagagcccagtgccagtttttgtttttcccttgtttttcactttcgcagaaaaggaataccaaacggagtccaattgacgtgccaattttggatgattttttatggaccaaaagaagcccccggagtaaaagagttgggtcagaagagtcccgggctgtccacgagggtgggggcgcgcccactccccctgggcgtgggcccctatctcgtggacgactcggagacccccctgacgtgaaaccgacgccaaaaattcctataaatacagaaacccccagaaaataacctaggtcggaagttccgccgccgcaagcctctgtagccacgagaaatcaatctaggccctctctggcaccctgccggagggggccatcatcaccggaggccatggaggaggatcccgaaggggccatcatcgccatgaaggccaaggaccagagggagaacctctccccatctaggggggaggccatggaggaggaatcacaagggggagaacctctcctcctctctctcggtggcaccggagtgccatcgggaggggaatcatcgccgcggtgatcgtcttcatcaacatcaccaccatcatcactatcctcatctcttttacacggtccactctcccgcaccccactgtaatccctacttgaacatggtgctttatgccacatattatgatccaatgatatgttgccattcTATAATGTTTTGAGTAgacatcctttgtctttgggttgattgatgatctagataggtacgagttgtatgttttattttggtgctgtcctattgtgccctccgtgtcgcgcaagcatgagggattcccgctgtagggtgttgcaatacgtttatgattcgcttatagtgggttgcttgagtgatagaagcataaacccgagtaagggggttgttgcgtatgggataaaggggacttgatgctttaatgctatggttgggttttaccttaatgatctttagtagttgcggatgcttcctagagttcaaatcataagtgcatatgatccaagaagagaaagtatgttagcttatgcctctccctgatatgaaattgcaatgacgactaccggtcgtgttaacaattgcctaggacaattccgcacaccgatccatcattattccacactcgctatttataatatttagtaatacattctaactttatgataacaacacctacttttatattttagctcaccgatatcatgcaaagttatcctcttcatacccacaacgtagttttatttctcgtttctagttggaagcaagcgctcggtgtatgtagagtcgcatcagtggcagataggacttgagagaatattgatcttacctttagctccttgtgggttcgacactccatacttatcacttccaccattgggaattgctacgatgattccctgcacttggggattatcagtataTCATTTCCAAAATTTAAATATTCCACTACAATTGAAATCTGCTCATAAAGGTTTATATGGTTTTGGCTGAAGACCTTCGTCGATAACAAAGGAGGAAAACATTGAGGTTTGCAGCTCAACATCAAAATCAGATTAATTCCTCcatgtcttccttgtccagcataATATATTAGTGTCTACGTTTCTATTACTATTTTCATTGGAATTTTTAAGTTAATTACGAACAATAGATTGCTTCTACATGAAATTTGTTACCCTTTCTCCACCCACATTTGTTGCTTACCCTATTGCAGTTGGGTTTTTCATTTAATGAACTGGCATACCTCCATATTGATATCGATATCAATTGCAGGAGAGCTATAATAGCCTCGTCTCTAGCATAGGGCAAGTGCCTCAGTCTGTTTAAATAGTATTACTCCTACTCCTCGTATCGATATCGATTGAAAGGCCGCTCCATTGCATGACGATCCGCTgagttgatgcgagactttctcaATCTTTGTCTTCCCTTATAAACCCTTACCATCATTCTCTCTGTCATCCAAAGTGCTAAGTCCATGGCTCATGCTAAAATATTGAGTGGAGTTGAAAATGCTAAAGCAAGAAAAAATATGATGCAATTGCTTGCTTTGGCACCAGGGTGTTGATGATTTATAATTTGTACTAAGAAGACCGAGTTATGCCATGCTTACACGATTAAATGAGTAGGAATAACATTCTAATTATTATTTTCTCGCATTCTTTTATATTATCGTTTTGATGTCTATTacgtcatcatttttcaacatTCGTACCTAAAAAGGTTACATGATTAAGACATGCTAGGTAGAATTCAGCatccaaaattttgtttttatcatttacctacttgaggacgagcaggaattaagcttggcgatgctgatacgtctccaacatatctataatttttgattatttcatgctattatattatcaatacaTGCAATTTTATACCATTTTGGGGAACTAACCTATTAAGTTAGGCCGCGTTCGGCAGTCATCCGCGGAGCGGAGCGGGCTTTACTCAACTCCGCAAATTATGACCTTAATCAACTGGATTGCCGCTCCGCTCCGGTGCGGAGCCACGGAGCAGAGGGAAGCCAAACGCGGccttagtgccaagtgtcagttttTGTTTTTGCTCATTTCTTTGTTTCACAGAAAAACCAtaacaaacgaagtccaaacacgataaaagtttacgatgattttttctggactagggaagaccctagaagcttcgaggGGAGGCCAGAAGATATATGACAGAGCTACAAGCTCACATGGCGCCCCCCAGGGGGGCACCTAAGCTtctgggcccctcgtagctctgtTTGACCTAATTCCTGCACTATAAATTCCCTAAAATCGAGAAACCCCCCAAAGTGAGACCCGAAACAATTTCATCACTGTCGCAAGCCTATGTTCTTTTGCAATCCCATCTGGAGGTCTTGGCCGATACCtagctggagggggaatcgatcacggaggccaTCTTCGTCAATCTTGATGCCTCCATAGCAGTacctagatctctctctctctctctctctctctctctctctccgtctttctttttgatcttcaatacaatgttctctttgaAGATGATGTAacccttttgcagtgtgtttgttggggtccaatgaattatgggtttatgatctgattattcattgaaagtaattgagtcttttctgaacttcaTTATGTGTGATTTTATAGATATGTATGCTTTTCAATCTATGAGTTTTATTTGGCCATGTTGATGATTAAATCTTCGGaggaagtggtgcatagtagtaggttcaatcttgcgctgtcctcACTCTGTAACAGGAGGAGTAGTGAGGCACGTACTTGTATTGTTGCTACCAGGGTAAAACGACAGGGTTCGAACATATTATTTGGTCTGACTTTGTGTACATTCTGTCATCATGCTccaagcattactctgtttgttatggacttaataccttaagatgcatgctggataacggttgaggggtggagtaatagtagtagatgcagaatcgcttcggtgtacttgtctcgaacgtaatgcctatataatgatcacaccatgaataatgtcacaactatgggcttttttatcaattgcctaacagtaatttttCTACCCACCGTTGCTAAACTCATGAGAGAGTACAAGGGGATTGAAAACCCTCTTGTTCGCGTTGAGTGCAAATATTTGTTTAGTGTGTGTTAGGTATTGTTTATATTTGTTTATGTgcgtctcctactggttcgataaaccttggttcttaactgagggaaatattatctgctactatactacatcacACTTTCTCTTCGGGAAAATCCCAGCGCATATCACAAATAGCAACCTCCTCCTCGGTGTGAATATCGGATAGGCAGACGGCCGGTCAGTTTCTATGAATGCGGGT
Protein-coding regions in this window:
- the LOC123163811 gene encoding auxin-responsive protein SAUR71-like, giving the protein MRELIRRLSFSDRVSDDSSGVPRGCVPVLVVGDGDGDDECERFVVRVETLRHPSLAALLEMAAQEFGYKQEGILRVPCAIHQFRQALTTAAVSKGY